A genomic window from Pseudomonas cavernicola includes:
- the iscX gene encoding Fe-S cluster assembly protein IscX produces the protein MSLKWVDVQEIAIQLVDSRPGVDPRFVNFVDLHQWVLALPEFNDDPRHGGEKVLEAIQAAWIEEAD, from the coding sequence ATGAGCCTGAAATGGGTCGATGTGCAGGAAATCGCCATCCAACTGGTCGATAGCCGACCAGGGGTCGATCCGCGATTCGTTAATTTCGTTGATTTGCATCAATGGGTGCTGGCGCTGCCGGAGTTCAATGATGACCCGCGGCACGGTGGCGAGAAGGTGCTTGAGGCGATTCAGGCGGCCTGGATCGAAGAAGCCGATTGA
- the iscU gene encoding Fe-S cluster assembly scaffold IscU produces MAYSEKVIDHYENPRNVGKMDAEDPNVGTGMVGAPACGDVMRLQIKVNEQGVIEDAKFKTYGCGSAIASSSLATEWMKGKTLDEAETIKNTQLAEELALPPVKIHCSVLAEDAIKAAVHDYKQKKGLL; encoded by the coding sequence ATGGCATACAGTGAAAAGGTCATTGACCACTACGAGAATCCGCGCAATGTCGGCAAGATGGATGCGGAAGACCCCAATGTCGGCACCGGCATGGTCGGCGCACCGGCTTGCGGCGACGTGATGCGTCTGCAAATCAAAGTCAACGAGCAAGGCGTGATTGAAGATGCCAAGTTCAAGACTTACGGCTGCGGTTCGGCGATCGCTTCCAGCTCCCTCGCCACTGAGTGGATGAAGGGCAAGACGCTGGATGAGGCTGAGACCATCAAGAACACCCAGCTTGCCGAAGAACTGGCGCTGCCACCGGTGAAGATCCACTGCTCTGTACTCGCCGAAGACGCCATCAAGGCGGCCGTGCATGACTACAAGCAGAAGAAAGGTTTGCTCTAA
- the ndk gene encoding nucleoside-diphosphate kinase produces MAVQRTFSIIKPDAVAKNVIGEIVTRFEKAGLRVVASKMKQLSKAEAEGFYAEHSARGFFGDLVAFMISGPVVVQVLEGEDAIAKNRELMGATNPKEAAAGTIRADFAESIDANAVHGSDSEAAAAREIAYFFSATEVCARIR; encoded by the coding sequence ATGGCTGTTCAACGCACTTTCTCCATCATCAAGCCTGATGCCGTTGCTAAAAACGTCATTGGCGAGATCGTCACTCGTTTCGAAAAAGCCGGTCTGCGCGTCGTCGCTTCGAAGATGAAACAGCTGTCCAAGGCTGAAGCTGAAGGTTTCTACGCTGAGCACAGTGCACGTGGCTTCTTCGGCGATCTGGTTGCTTTCATGATTTCCGGTCCGGTTGTCGTTCAGGTACTGGAAGGCGAAGACGCAATCGCCAAGAACCGTGAGCTGATGGGCGCTACCAACCCTAAAGAAGCTGCTGCCGGCACCATCCGTGCCGACTTCGCTGAATCCATCGACGCCAACGCTGTACACGGTTCGGATTCCGAAGCTGCTGCTGCTCGTGAAATCGCTTACTTCTTCTCCGCTACCGAAGTGTGCGCGCGCATTCGCT
- a CDS encoding IscS subfamily cysteine desulfurase: MKLPIYLDYSATTPVDPRVAQKMSECLLVDGNFGNPASRSHVFGWKAEEAVENARRHVAELVNADPREIVWTSGATESDNLAIKGVAHFYSTKGKHLITSKIEHKAVLDTTRQLEREGFEVTYLEPGEDGLITPAMVEAALREDTILVSVMHVNNEIGTINDIAAIGELTRSRGVLFHVDAAQSTGKVEIDLEKLKVDLMSFSAHKTYGPKGIGALYVSRKPRVRLEAQTHGGGHERGMRSGTLATHQIVGMGEAFRVAKEDMAQESERIRALRDRFFKQVENLEELYVNGSITARVPHNLNLSFNYVEGESLIMALKDLAVSSGSACTSASLEPSYVLRALGRNDELAHSSIRFTFGRFTTEEEVDYAAKKVCEAVTKLRELSPLWDMFKEGVDLSKVEWAAH; encoded by the coding sequence ATGAAATTGCCGATTTATCTCGATTATTCCGCGACGACACCGGTCGATCCGCGTGTTGCGCAGAAGATGAGCGAGTGCCTGTTGGTCGATGGCAACTTCGGTAATCCGGCGTCGCGCTCCCATGTGTTTGGCTGGAAGGCTGAGGAGGCGGTGGAGAATGCGCGTCGCCATGTGGCTGAACTGGTCAACGCCGATCCGCGCGAGATCGTCTGGACCTCCGGCGCTACCGAGTCCGACAACCTGGCGATCAAGGGGGTTGCGCACTTCTACTCGACTAAGGGTAAGCACCTGATTACCTCGAAGATCGAACACAAGGCCGTGTTGGACACTACCCGGCAGCTCGAGCGCGAAGGTTTCGAAGTTACCTACCTCGAGCCCGGCGAAGATGGTCTGATCACTCCGGCGATGGTCGAGGCAGCCCTGCGTGAAGACACCATTTTGGTGTCGGTTATGCACGTCAACAACGAAATCGGCACCATCAACGACATCGCGGCCATCGGTGAGCTGACCCGCTCCCGTGGCGTGCTGTTCCATGTTGATGCGGCTCAGTCCACTGGCAAAGTGGAGATCGACCTGGAAAAGCTCAAGGTCGATCTGATGTCCTTCTCCGCCCACAAAACCTACGGCCCGAAAGGCATTGGCGCACTTTATGTAAGCCGCAAGCCGCGTGTGCGTCTGGAGGCCCAGACTCATGGCGGTGGCCATGAGCGCGGCATGCGTTCGGGCACCCTGGCGACTCACCAGATCGTCGGCATGGGCGAGGCGTTCCGCGTCGCCAAGGAAGACATGGCCCAGGAAAGCGAGCGTATTCGTGCCCTGCGCGATCGCTTCTTCAAGCAGGTCGAGAACCTCGAGGAGCTGTACGTGAACGGCAGCATCACTGCCCGCGTGCCGCACAACCTCAACCTGAGCTTCAATTACGTCGAAGGCGAGTCGCTGATCATGGCGCTCAAGGATCTGGCGGTATCGTCCGGTTCGGCCTGCACCTCGGCTTCGCTGGAGCCGTCTTACGTGCTGCGTGCCTTGGGCCGCAATGATGAGTTGGCGCACAGCTCGATCCGCTTCACCTTCGGCCGCTTCACCACGGAAGAAGAAGTCGATTACGCCGCGAAGAAAGTCTGCGAGGCGGTTACCAAGCTGCGCGAACTGTCGCCGCTGTGGGACATGTTCAAAGAGGGTGTCGATCTGTCCAAGGTCGAATGGGCGGCACACTAA
- the trmJ gene encoding tRNA (cytosine(32)/uridine(32)-2'-O)-methyltransferase TrmJ, which yields MLQNIRVILVNTSHPGNIGGAARAMKNMGLSRLVLVDPEDFPSAEAVARASGANDILDNAQVVATLEEALVGCSLVLGTSARDRRIPWPLLDPRECGAAACEHAGQGAEVALVFGREYAGLTNDELQRCHFHVHIPSDPEFSSLNLAAAVQVLGYEVRMAWLAAQGLPTKVEKFEVTSVRSGQLATMDEMELFYGHLESTLVAIGFLDPEKPRHLMSRLRRLFGRSAVNKSEMNILRGILTEAQKAARGEPHKRRDDDV from the coding sequence TTGCTGCAAAATATTCGCGTGATCTTGGTCAATACCAGTCATCCCGGCAATATCGGCGGGGCTGCGCGCGCCATGAAGAACATGGGTTTGTCGCGTTTGGTGCTGGTGGATCCAGAGGACTTTCCCAGTGCCGAGGCTGTCGCCCGCGCTTCCGGAGCAAACGATATTCTGGATAACGCCCAGGTAGTCGCCACGCTTGAAGAGGCTTTGGTCGGCTGCAGTCTGGTGCTTGGTACCAGTGCAAGAGATCGGCGAATTCCTTGGCCTCTACTGGATCCGCGTGAATGTGGAGCAGCTGCCTGTGAGCATGCTGGGCAGGGTGCAGAGGTAGCGCTGGTGTTCGGTCGAGAGTATGCCGGGCTGACCAATGACGAACTGCAGCGCTGTCATTTTCATGTGCACATTCCTTCTGATCCTGAGTTCAGCTCGCTCAACCTTGCTGCAGCGGTACAGGTATTGGGTTATGAGGTGCGCATGGCCTGGTTGGCTGCGCAGGGGCTGCCGACGAAGGTGGAGAAGTTCGAGGTGACCTCGGTGCGCAGTGGGCAACTGGCTACCATGGATGAGATGGAACTGTTCTACGGGCATCTCGAGAGTACCCTGGTTGCTATTGGTTTTCTTGATCCGGAGAAGCCGCGGCATTTGATGTCTCGCCTGCGTCGCCTATTTGGTCGCAGTGCGGTTAACAAGTCTGAAATGAACATCCTGCGCGGCATTTTGACTGAAGCTCAGAAGGCTGCCCGCGGTGAGCCCCATAAGCGGAGAGATGATGATGTTTGA
- the cysE gene encoding serine O-acetyltransferase, with product MFERVREDIQSVFHRDPAARNAFEILTCYPGLHAIWLHRLSGWLWLAGWKWLARVVSNFGRWLTGVEIHPGAKIGRRFFIDHGMGIVIGETAEIGDDVTLYQGVTLGGTSWNKGKRHPTLEDGVVVGAGAKVLGPFTVGAGAKIGSNAVVTKAVPAGATVVGIPGRIIVKVDDELEAKRQAIAEKLGFDAYGVSQDMPDPIAKAIGQLLDHLQAVDGRLEGMCAALKALGSDYCAKELPALRDEDFADVKESGDKPAA from the coding sequence ATGTTTGAGCGCGTGCGAGAAGATATTCAGAGCGTATTCCATCGCGATCCGGCTGCGCGCAATGCTTTCGAGATTCTGACTTGCTATCCCGGTTTGCATGCGATCTGGTTGCATCGCCTGTCCGGCTGGCTTTGGCTGGCGGGTTGGAAATGGCTGGCGCGAGTGGTCTCTAACTTTGGCCGATGGTTGACCGGGGTTGAGATTCATCCGGGGGCGAAGATAGGTCGGCGGTTTTTCATCGATCACGGTATGGGCATTGTGATCGGCGAGACTGCGGAAATCGGTGACGACGTCACGCTTTATCAGGGTGTGACGCTTGGCGGTACTAGCTGGAATAAAGGCAAGCGCCATCCAACGCTGGAGGATGGTGTGGTCGTGGGGGCGGGGGCCAAGGTGCTGGGGCCGTTCACTGTCGGTGCGGGGGCCAAGATCGGCTCCAATGCGGTGGTGACCAAGGCAGTGCCGGCTGGCGCTACCGTGGTCGGGATTCCGGGGCGAATCATCGTTAAGGTTGATGATGAGCTGGAGGCTAAGCGCCAGGCTATCGCCGAAAAGCTGGGGTTCGATGCGTATGGCGTCAGCCAGGACATGCCGGATCCTATAGCTAAAGCCATTGGTCAGCTGCTTGATCATCTGCAAGCCGTAGATGGTCGCCTGGAGGGCATGTGCGCTGCCCTCAAAGCGTTGGGTAGTGACTACTGCGCAAAAGAGTTGCCAGCTTTGCGTGACGAGGATTTCGCGGACGTTAAAGAGTCGGGCGACAAGCCGGCAGCTTAA
- the suhB gene encoding inositol-phosphate phosphatase produces MQPMLNIALRAARSAAELIFRSIERLDVISVDEKDAKDYVTEVDRAAEQSIIAALRKAYPTHSFLGEEGGLIEGSGDGADYLWIIDPLDGTTNFVRGVPHFAVSIACKYRGRLEHAVVLDPVRQEEFTASRGRGAALNGRRLRVSPRKSLEGALIGTGFPFRDSQIDNLDNYLNMFRSLVGQTAGIRRAGAASLDLAYVAAGRFDAFWEFGLSEWDMAAGALLIQEAGGLVSDFSGGHEFLEKGHIVAGNTKCFKAVLTAIQPHLSPSLKR; encoded by the coding sequence ATGCAGCCCATGCTGAATATCGCGCTGCGCGCAGCCCGCAGCGCCGCAGAACTGATTTTCCGCTCCATCGAGCGCCTGGACGTCATCTCGGTCGACGAGAAAGATGCCAAGGATTACGTGACCGAGGTCGATCGCGCCGCCGAGCAGAGCATCATCGCCGCGCTGCGCAAAGCCTATCCCACCCATAGCTTCCTCGGCGAAGAAGGCGGCCTGATCGAAGGCAGCGGTGATGGCGCCGACTACCTGTGGATCATCGACCCGCTCGACGGCACTACTAACTTCGTGCGCGGTGTGCCGCACTTTGCCGTCAGCATCGCCTGCAAATACCGCGGCCGCCTGGAGCACGCAGTCGTGCTCGACCCGGTTCGCCAGGAAGAATTTACCGCCAGCCGCGGCCGCGGCGCCGCACTCAATGGTCGTCGCCTGCGCGTAAGCCCACGCAAGAGCCTGGAAGGCGCGCTGATCGGTACCGGCTTCCCGTTCCGCGATAGCCAGATCGACAACCTGGACAACTACCTCAACATGTTCCGCAGCCTGGTCGGCCAGACCGCCGGTATCCGCCGCGCAGGCGCCGCCAGCCTGGATCTAGCCTACGTCGCCGCCGGACGCTTCGATGCATTCTGGGAGTTCGGCCTATCCGAATGGGACATGGCCGCCGGCGCACTACTTATCCAGGAAGCTGGAGGCCTGGTCAGCGACTTCAGCGGCGGCCACGAATTCCTTGAGAAGGGTCATATCGTTGCAGGTAACACCAAGTGCTTCAAAGCCGTGCTGACAGCCATCCAGCCACACCTGTCACCTTCGCTGAAACGCTAA
- the iscA gene encoding iron-sulfur cluster assembly protein IscA, which translates to MAISMTEAAAQHVRRSLDGRGKGEGIRLGVRTTGCSGLAYVLEFVDEAQSEDQVFESHGVKVIIDPKSLVYLDGTELDFVKEGLNEGFKFNNPNVRGECGCGESFNI; encoded by the coding sequence ATGGCTATCAGCATGACCGAAGCAGCTGCGCAGCACGTGCGTCGTTCCCTTGATGGGCGTGGCAAGGGTGAGGGCATTCGTTTGGGTGTTCGCACCACGGGCTGCTCTGGCCTGGCCTACGTGCTGGAGTTCGTTGATGAGGCTCAGAGTGAGGATCAGGTGTTCGAGAGTCATGGCGTCAAGGTGATTATCGACCCGAAAAGCCTGGTCTACCTCGATGGTACTGAGCTCGACTTCGTCAAGGAAGGTTTGAACGAAGGCTTCAAGTTCAATAACCCCAACGTGCGCGGCGAATGTGGCTGCGGCGAGAGCTTCAATATCTGA
- a CDS encoding glycine zipper 2TM domain-containing protein translates to MNKSMLVGAVLGAVGVTAGGAVATYSLVGGGPEYAEVLAVEPIKEIIKTPRQVCKDVAVTRQKPVKDQHQVVGSVLGAVAGGLLGNQVGGGTGKKIATVAGAVGGGYAGNKVQENMQANDTYTTTEARCNTVTDTSDKLVGYNVKYELDGKVGQVRMDRDPGARIPVDKEGQLVLGQVAQ, encoded by the coding sequence GTGAACAAGTCGATGCTCGTTGGTGCGGTGCTTGGTGCGGTAGGTGTTACCGCCGGTGGTGCTGTGGCTACTTACAGTTTGGTTGGTGGCGGCCCCGAGTACGCTGAAGTGCTTGCTGTAGAGCCGATCAAGGAAATCATCAAAACTCCTCGTCAGGTCTGCAAAGATGTCGCCGTTACTCGGCAGAAACCGGTCAAGGATCAGCACCAGGTTGTTGGTAGCGTGCTAGGTGCGGTAGCTGGTGGCTTGCTCGGAAACCAGGTTGGTGGTGGCACTGGCAAGAAGATTGCCACCGTGGCTGGTGCCGTTGGTGGTGGCTATGCCGGTAACAAAGTTCAGGAAAACATGCAGGCCAACGACACTTACACCACTACTGAAGCGCGCTGCAACACCGTGACCGATACCAGTGACAAGCTGGTGGGTTACAACGTCAAATATGAGTTGGACGGTAAGGTTGGGCAGGTCCGTATGGATCGCGACCCGGGCGCCCGGATTCCGGTCGACAAAGAAGGGCAGTTGGTGCTGGGGCAGGTTGCTCAGTAG
- the iscR gene encoding Fe-S cluster assembly transcriptional regulator IscR encodes MRLTTKGRYAVTAMLDLALHAQHGPVSLADISERQGISLSYLEQLFAKLRRGNLVSSVRGPGGGYRLSRDMHGIQVAQVIDAVNESVDATRCQGLGDCHAGDTCLTHHLWFDLSQQIHEFLSGISLADLVTRHEVQEVAQRQDQRHCNGRAPRLDKIEASAVD; translated from the coding sequence ATGCGACTGACTACCAAAGGCCGTTACGCCGTTACCGCCATGCTCGATTTAGCGCTGCATGCGCAGCACGGGCCAGTGTCTCTGGCTGATATTTCCGAACGCCAAGGCATTTCCCTGTCCTATCTGGAGCAGTTGTTCGCCAAGCTGCGTCGCGGCAATTTGGTCTCCAGTGTGCGCGGTCCAGGTGGCGGTTATCGGCTGTCGCGAGACATGCACGGCATCCAGGTTGCGCAGGTCATTGATGCTGTCAATGAGTCGGTTGATGCCACTCGTTGCCAGGGGCTGGGCGATTGCCATGCCGGTGACACCTGCCTGACTCACCATCTGTGGTTCGACCTCAGCCAGCAGATTCATGAGTTTCTGAGTGGTATCAGCCTGGCTGACCTTGTTACTCGTCATGAGGTGCAAGAAGTCGCCCAGCGCCAGGATCAGCGTCACTGCAATGGCAGGGCGCCGCGCCTAGATAAGATTGAAGCGTCCGCCGTTGACTGA
- the fdx gene encoding ISC system 2Fe-2S type ferredoxin, with protein MPQIVFLPNADHCPEGMVVEAQPGETIIAAAMRNGLDIEHACEMSCACTTCHVVVREGFQSLEPSDELEDDLLDKAWGLEAESRLSCQAVVKDKDLVVEIPKYTLNQVSEKH; from the coding sequence ATGCCGCAGATCGTTTTTCTGCCCAATGCCGACCATTGCCCCGAAGGTATGGTGGTTGAGGCGCAACCTGGCGAGACCATTATTGCGGCGGCAATGCGCAACGGTTTGGATATTGAGCACGCGTGCGAAATGTCCTGTGCCTGCACCACGTGTCATGTGGTCGTGCGCGAGGGCTTTCAGTCGCTGGAGCCATCTGACGAACTGGAAGATGACTTGCTGGACAAGGCTTGGGGGCTTGAGGCGGAGTCGCGGCTGTCCTGCCAGGCGGTAGTGAAGGATAAGGATCTGGTGGTAGAGATCCCCAAATACACCCTCAACCAAGTCTCGGAAAAACATTAA
- the hscB gene encoding co-chaperone HscB yields the protein MGTPCHFALFDLQPSFRLDLEQLAARYRELARSVHPDRFADASEREQRLALEHSASLNEAYRTLKNAPQRARYLLALRGHELPLEVTVKDPEFLLQQMHWREELEDLQDSADLAGVATFKRRLKIAQDELNESFAACWDETARREEAERLVRRMQFLDKLSYEVRQLEERLDD from the coding sequence GTGGGTACCCCTTGTCATTTCGCCTTATTTGATCTGCAGCCGAGCTTCCGCTTGGATCTTGAGCAGCTAGCCGCGCGTTATCGCGAGCTGGCGCGCAGTGTTCATCCGGATCGCTTTGCAGATGCTTCGGAGCGTGAGCAGCGGCTTGCGCTGGAACACTCCGCCAGCCTCAATGAAGCCTACCGAACGCTGAAAAATGCTCCGCAGCGCGCGCGCTATTTATTGGCTTTGCGCGGTCATGAGCTGCCGCTAGAAGTGACGGTAAAAGACCCTGAGTTTCTTCTGCAGCAGATGCACTGGCGTGAAGAGTTGGAAGACCTCCAGGACAGTGCGGATCTGGCTGGGGTGGCAACCTTCAAGCGCCGCCTGAAGATTGCTCAGGATGAGCTGAATGAAAGCTTTGCTGCCTGTTGGGATGAAACTGCGCGTCGTGAAGAGGCCGAGCGCCTAGTGCGGCGCATGCAGTTCCTCGACAAGCTCAGCTACGAAGTGCGCCAGTTGGAAGAGCGCCTCGACGATTAA
- the secF gene encoding protein translocase subunit SecF, which produces MKRTINFMGVRNVAFAVTLFLTALALFSLFHKGLNLGLDFTGGTLIELTYERPADLAKVREQLVKAGYEEAVVQSFGATTDLLVRMPGDDPQLGNQVAAALRQAGADNPAQIKRVEFVGPQVGEELRDQGGLGMLLALGGIMLYLAFRFQWKFAVGAIVSLVHDVVVAIGIISFFQITFDLTVLAAVLAIIGYSLNDTIVVFDRVRENFRVLRKASLIENINISTTQTLLRTMATSISTLLAIVALLVWGGDNLFGFSITLFIGVLAGTYSSIYIANVVLIWLNLGVEDLIPPVAAEEVDERP; this is translated from the coding sequence ATGAAACGTACGATTAACTTTATGGGCGTGCGCAACGTTGCGTTCGCCGTGACTCTGTTCCTGACGGCCTTGGCGTTGTTCAGTTTGTTCCACAAGGGGCTCAACCTTGGCCTGGACTTTACCGGGGGGACGCTGATCGAGCTGACCTATGAGCGTCCGGCCGATCTCGCCAAGGTGCGTGAGCAGCTGGTCAAGGCTGGCTATGAGGAGGCTGTGGTGCAGAGCTTTGGCGCCACTACTGATTTGCTGGTGCGGATGCCTGGTGATGATCCGCAGTTGGGCAATCAGGTGGCCGCGGCATTACGCCAGGCTGGCGCGGACAATCCGGCGCAGATCAAGCGTGTCGAATTTGTTGGGCCGCAGGTGGGGGAGGAGCTGCGCGATCAAGGTGGCTTGGGTATGTTGCTGGCCCTTGGCGGCATCATGCTCTACCTGGCTTTTCGCTTTCAGTGGAAGTTCGCGGTCGGCGCCATCGTGTCGTTGGTGCATGACGTGGTGGTTGCGATTGGGATTATTTCGTTTTTCCAAATTACCTTCGACCTGACGGTGTTGGCTGCGGTGCTGGCTATCATCGGTTACTCGTTGAACGACACTATCGTGGTGTTTGACCGGGTGCGTGAGAACTTCCGCGTGCTTCGTAAAGCCAGTTTGATCGAGAACATCAATATCTCGACCACTCAGACGCTGCTGCGAACCATGGCGACCTCTATCTCTACCCTGCTGGCCATCGTGGCTTTGTTGGTGTGGGGTGGCGATAACTTGTTTGGTTTCTCCATAACTCTGTTCATTGGTGTGCTGGCTGGTACCTACTCCTCGATCTATATCGCCAACGTGGTGCTGATTTGGCTGAACTTGGGTGTCGAGGACCTGATTCCGCCGGTCGCCGCTGAAGAGGTCGATGAGCGCCCCTAG
- the hscA gene encoding Fe-S protein assembly chaperone HscA, with amino-acid sequence MALLQIAEPGQSPQPHQRRLAVGIDLGTTNSLVAALRSGLSEPLPDADGQVILPSAVRYHADRVEVGQAAKAAAASDPFNTVLSVKRLMGRGLADVKQLGEQLPYRFVDGESHMPFIGTVQGPKSPVEVSADILKVLRQRAEATLGGELVGAVITVPAYFDDAQRQATKDAARLAGLNVLRLLNEPTAAAVAYGLDQQAEGVVAIYDLGGGTFDISILRLTGGVFEVLATGGDSALGGDDFDLAIAGWIVQEAGLSADIEPGAQRSLLHSACAAKEALTSAASVDVAHGAWRGVLTREHFEALIESMLARSLKSCRRALRDAGIEIEDVEAVVMVGGSTRVPRVRSAVGELFAREPLTDIDPDQVVAIGAAIQADTLAGNKRGEGEELLLLDVIPLSLGLETMGGLMEKVIPRNTTIPVARAQDFTTYKDGQTAMKIHVLQGERELISDCRSLARFELRGIPPMVAGAAKIRVTFQVDADGLLSVAARELGSGVEASIQVKPSYGLTDGEITRMLQDSFQNASDDKVARALREQQVDAERLLEAVQTALEVDGQRLLSEEERVVIELQMQHLRELMVGADGPAIERQTKRLSQVTDAFAARRMDATVKAALAGRRLNEIEE; translated from the coding sequence ATGGCCCTACTGCAGATCGCTGAACCCGGACAGAGCCCGCAGCCGCACCAGCGTCGTTTGGCGGTGGGAATTGACCTGGGGACTACCAATTCACTGGTCGCTGCACTGCGCAGTGGCCTGTCCGAGCCTTTGCCTGATGCTGATGGTCAGGTAATCCTGCCGTCGGCGGTGCGCTACCACGCAGATCGCGTGGAAGTGGGGCAAGCCGCCAAGGCGGCGGCTGCTAGCGACCCATTCAATACTGTGTTGTCGGTCAAGCGCCTGATGGGGCGTGGTCTGGCTGACGTCAAGCAACTGGGCGAGCAATTGCCTTACCGCTTCGTCGATGGTGAGTCGCATATGCCGTTTATCGGCACCGTACAGGGGCCGAAAAGCCCGGTCGAGGTGTCGGCCGATATTTTGAAAGTGCTGCGTCAGCGCGCCGAAGCCACTCTGGGTGGCGAATTGGTCGGTGCGGTGATCACGGTGCCCGCCTATTTCGACGACGCCCAGCGCCAGGCCACGAAAGATGCTGCGCGGCTGGCTGGGCTCAATGTGCTGCGCCTGCTCAATGAGCCGACGGCGGCGGCGGTGGCTTATGGTCTCGATCAGCAGGCCGAAGGGGTCGTGGCGATTTATGACCTGGGCGGCGGCACTTTCGATATTTCGATTCTGCGTCTGACAGGCGGGGTCTTCGAGGTGTTGGCGACTGGTGGCGATAGCGCGCTGGGTGGCGATGACTTCGATCTCGCGATCGCTGGCTGGATCGTGCAGGAAGCGGGACTCTCCGCGGATATCGAGCCGGGTGCCCAGCGCAGCTTGTTGCACAGCGCTTGTGCCGCCAAAGAGGCGTTGACCAGTGCAGCGTCGGTTGATGTGGCGCATGGTGCATGGCGTGGCGTGCTCACGCGTGAGCATTTCGAGGCGTTGATCGAGTCGATGCTGGCGCGCAGCCTCAAGTCCTGCCGCAGGGCGCTGCGTGATGCAGGGATCGAGATTGAAGACGTCGAAGCGGTAGTGATGGTCGGCGGCTCCACTCGTGTGCCGCGCGTGCGTTCGGCGGTGGGCGAGCTGTTTGCGCGTGAGCCGTTGACCGATATCGACCCGGATCAAGTGGTGGCCATTGGGGCTGCGATCCAGGCGGATACTCTGGCCGGTAATAAGCGAGGCGAGGGTGAAGAGCTGTTGCTGCTCGATGTGATTCCGCTGTCGCTCGGCCTGGAGACTATGGGCGGGCTGATGGAAAAGGTCATTCCGCGCAACACCACTATTCCGGTGGCGCGGGCGCAAGACTTCACTACTTATAAAGACGGCCAGACGGCCATGAAGATTCATGTGCTGCAGGGCGAGCGTGAGCTGATCAGTGATTGCCGCTCTCTGGCGCGTTTTGAATTGCGCGGTATCCCGCCGATGGTGGCGGGTGCGGCGAAGATTCGCGTGACCTTTCAGGTAGATGCTGACGGCCTGCTGAGCGTCGCTGCGCGCGAGCTCGGTTCGGGCGTGGAGGCGAGCATTCAGGTGAAGCCGTCCTATGGTCTGACCGATGGCGAAATTACCCGCATGCTGCAGGATTCTTTCCAGAACGCGAGTGATGACAAGGTTGCTCGTGCTCTGCGTGAGCAGCAGGTGGATGCCGAACGTCTGCTCGAAGCTGTGCAGACTGCGTTGGAAGTTGATGGCCAGCGTCTGCTGAGTGAGGAAGAGCGCGTTGTGATCGAGTTGCAAATGCAGCACTTGCGCGAGTTGATGGTTGGGGCTGATGGTCCGGCTATCGAGCGGCAAACCAAGCGCCTATCCCAGGTTACCGATGCTTTTGCCGCGCGCCGAATGGATGCCACGGTGAAGGCGGCGCTGGCTGGGCGCCGACTGAATGAAATTGAGGAATAA